Within the Marinobacter qingdaonensis genome, the region TGCCGGTGCAGCTGGACAGCGACGGCGGCGCCCTGTTGCGCCATAAGATCGAGGAACTGGGTGTCCAGGTGCACACCGAGAAGGCCACCACCGCCATCGTCGCCGGCGAGGACGCGCGCCTGCGCATGAACTTCAGCGACGACAGCCACCTGGAGACCGACCTGATCGTGTTCTCCGCCGGCATCCGGCCCCAGGACGCCCTGGCCCGCAGCAGCGGCCTCGAGGTCGGCGAGCGCGGCGGCATCGTGGTCAACGACCAGTGCACCACCTCGGACCCGCACATCCACGCCATCGGCGAATGCGCCCTGTGGGACCAGCGCATCTTCGGCCTGGTGGCCCCGGGCTACACCATGGCCCGGACCCTGGCCGCGGTGCTGAACGGCGACCAGGACGCCGCCTTCGCCGGTGCCGACATGAGCACCAAGCTGAAACTGCTCGGCGTCGACGTCGGCTCCATCGGCGACGCCCACGGCCAGACCCCGGGCGCCCGCAACATCCGCTTCAACGACGAGCAGGCCGGCCATTACCGGCGCATGGTGGTCAGCGAGGACGGCAAGACCCTGCTCGGTGCCATCCTGGTGGGCGACAACAGCCATTACGACACCCTGCTGCAGTACGCCCTGAACGGCATCACCCTGCCCGCCAACCCGGAAACCCTGATCCTGCCGGAGAGCCAGGGCGGCGCCCCGGCCCTGGGTCCGGACGCGTTGCCGGAGACCGCCTCAATCTGCTCCTGCCACAACGTCACCAAGGGCGACATCTGCGGCGCCATCGACGCCGGCTGCAGCGACCTCGGCAGCGTCAAAGCCGAGACCAAGGCCAGCACCGGCTGCGGCGGCTGCACCGCGCTGCTGAAAACCGTGGTCGACAACGAGCTGGAGAAACGCGGCGTCGAGGTCAGCAAGGACCTGTGCGAGCACTTCCCGTACAGCCGCCAGGAGCTGTTCCACCTGGTCAAGGTCAACGGCATCCGCACCTTCGCCACCCTGATCAAGCAGCACGGCAAGGGTCACGGCTGCGACATCTGCAAACCGGCGGTGGGCTCGATCCTGGCCAGCTGCTGGAACGAGCACATCCTGGCCACCGACCACGTGCCGCTGCAGGACACCAACGACACCTTCATGGCCAACATGCAGAAGAACGGCACCTACTCCATCGTGCCGCGCATCCCCGGCGGCGAGATCACCCCGGACAAGCTGATCGTGCTCGGTGAGGTGGCCAAGCAGTACGACCTGTACACCAAGATCACCGGCGGCCAGCGGGTGGACCTGTTTGGCGCCACCCTGAGCGAACTGCCGGAGATCTGGGAAAAACTGATCGCCGCCGGCTTCGAAACCGGCCACGCCTACGGCAAGTCGCTGCGCACTGTGAAGTCCTGCGTCGGCAGCACCTGGTGCCGCTACGGCGTGCAGGACAGCGTGGGCATGGCGATCCTGCTGGAGAACCGCTACAAGGGCCTGCGTGCCCCGCACAAAGTGAAGATGGCGGTGTCCGGCTGCACCCGGGAGTGCGCCGAGGCCCAGAGCAAGGACTTTGGCGTGATCGCCACCGAGAACGGCTGGAACCTGTACGTGTGCGGCAACGGCGGCATGCGCCCACGTCACGCCGACCTGTTCGCCACCGACCTGTCCGACGAGGAACTGATCCGCACCATCGACCGGGTGATCATGCTCTATGTGCGCACCGCCGATCGGCTGCAGCGCACCAGTGTCTGGATGGAGAACTTGGAGGGCGGCCTGGACTACCTGAAGCAGGTGGTGCTGGAGGACAGCCTGGGCATCTGTGCCGAGCTGGAAGAACACATGGCCGGCATTGTCGATACCTACCAGTGCGAGTGGAAGACCGCGGTGGAGGATCCGGACAAGCGCAAGCGCTTCCGGGAGTTTGTGAATGCGCCGGAGAAGAAGGACCCGGTTCAGGAGTGGACGACTGAGCGGGATCAGCGGCGGCCGGTGTTGGAGTCCGCCTAGCCCAGGAGTTGGGTGTTGGAGCGCGGCGCCATGGGGGTACTTTTCCTCTGGGAAAAAGAACTCGCTGCGCTCGGACAGCTTTCTCCCGGCGGAAAAGCACCCCCATACCCCCTCGCTCACCGGGCTCCGGTGATGGAAAAACCAAAGATTGTAGGAGAGTGAAGATGAAAGCTCGGACTTGTTGGGAAGGCGTTTGTACGGTGGCCGATTTGGTGCCGGAATCCGGAGTTGCGGTCTGGACCGCCGCCGGCCCGGTGGCAGTGTTTTACCTGCCGCATCGGCTGCCGGCCCTGTTCGCCATCAGCCACACCGACCCGTTCAGTGGGGCCAACGTGTTGGCCCGGGGTATTACCGGCGACCTGAAGGGTGAACCGGTGGTGGCGTCGCCGCTGTACAAGCAGCACTTCAGCCTGGTTACCGGCCAGTGCCTGGAGGACGACACCGTGGCGGTAAAAACCTACCCAGTGCTGCTGGACGGCGAAACCATCCGCCTGGAAGTCCCGATCAGCCAATCAGAATCCGCCGTCGCTTAAAAGGCGACGCTCCCAGGGTCGAACAAGTCGATTTGGGGGTGGGGTTTTATTTTTCTGCCGAGAAAAGCTGCCCGAGCGCAGCGAGTTCTTTTCCCAAAGAAAAATAAAACCCCACCCCCGAAGCGGCGACCGCTCCGCACTATAACGCCTATCCCTGAACGGCCCCCCGGTTACCCCGCCACCGCTCCCGCAAACCCAACACCACAATGGTCAGCGCCGGCAGGAAGGTGACTGTGACGATGGCCGCGCCCACCAGTCCGAATAACACGATGGCCCCGACGCCGCGGTAGAGTTCAGTGCCCTCACCGGGCAGGAACACCAGCGGTGACAGGCCACAGAGGGTGGTCAGTGTGGTCATGGCGATGGGCCTCAGGCGCGTTCGGACGGCGTCGGTGACCGCTTCCACCACCGAGCCACCGCGATGGCGCAGGTTCTGGCGGGCCTGGTCGACCACCAGGATCGGGTTGTTGACCACCGTGCCCATCAGGATCAGGAAACCCAGCATGGTGATCATGTCGAACGGCTGGCGCAGGGGCTGCAGGCCCAGCAAAGGTAGCCAGCCGCCCACCAGATTCATCAGCGCCAGGCCGACGATGCCGCCGGCCACGCCCAGGGGAATGGCGGTCAGGATCAACAGCGGGAAACCCCAGTGCGCGAAGATGGCGACCAGCACCAGGTAGACGATGGCGATGGCGATCAGGAAATTGCCGCCCAGGGCCTCGCGGGTAGCGTTGAGCTGATCGCTGGCGCCGGAGATGTCGACGTTCACCTGCGCCGGCAGCGTGCCCTGCTCGCGCATTACCTGCAGCAATTCGGTGCGCACCCGCTCCACACCGGCTTCCAGGGGCACGTTACCCGGCGGAATAACGTTCAGGGTGACGGTGCGGCGGCCGTCGACCCGGCGCACGGTGCTGGTGTCCACGGTTTCTTCGATGCTGGCGACGCTGGCCAGGGGCAGGGTCGCGCCGCCGGGGGTGTGCACCATCACGTCGGGCAGGCGTGCCAGCGGTGAACCCCGGCCCTGCTGGCCATAGAGATAGATATCGATCTTGTCGTCATCGAGGAAAAAGTCGTCCACGTAGCTGCCTTCGGTCAGGGCTGCGACGGTGAAGCCGATGGCCTCGGTGTCCAGCTCCAGTTCCGCGGCCCGGTCCCAGTCCGGTCGCACCTGGATCAGCGGTTGCGCCAGCGTCAGGGTGGACGGCTGGCTCTGGATGCGCGGGTTGTCGAAGATGGTCTCGGCCCGGCGGTAGGCGGCGTTTGCGGCGCGGTAAACCTCGGCCAGGTCCGGTCCGGAGATGTCCAGGTTGATGCTGCGGGTGCCGCCGTCGTTGCTGGAGATGATCGAGCCCTTGGCGGCGAAGGCGCGCATGCCCGGGAACTGCTCGTAGACCCGGGTAATCTCGTCCATCAGCGCCTCGATGTGGGTAGGTTCCAGGGTCTCGGCGATGATCCGGATGCGCGTTGGGGTGACCTGCATGTTCAGGTAGGCCATCGGCGGCACCGGGGTATCGCCGGCGGCGTAGGCCTGGCCGTCGGCGTTCACGTGGGGCAGGAAATGGTCTTCCACCTGCTGGCCGATGGCGGCCATCTCCTCCAGGTTGTAACCGGGCGGCGCGCTCATGGCGGCGAAGGTCTTGGGCTCTTCGCCCTCGGGCAGGTACTCGGCCGGCGGCGTCAGCGTCAGGATCACCCAGGCGCTGACCAGCACCGTGACCGCAATCACCAGCGCACGCCGGACCGGGCCGGCCACCAGCCAGCGCACCGCCGCCATCGCACCCGTGGCCCAGCCGCCGCTCAGGGTGTTGCCGTAGGCGTCGGTGGCGACCTCGCCGCGGCCGAAATCCAGGCGCGCGCACAGGGTCGGGATCACGGTGATGGCCACCAGCATAGACGCCAGAATGGCGGCGGAGATGGCAATAGCGACGTCGGAGTAGAGCTGCCCGGCTTCCTCCTGGATGAACAGGATGGGCAGGAACACCAGGATAGTGGTGGCGGTGGAGGCCAGCACCGCCGGCCAGACCTCCTTTACGCCCCGCAGCGCCGACTCGAACCGGTCCAGGCCCAGGCGCCGGTGGCGTTCGATGTTTTCCAGCACCACGATGCTGTTGTCCACGGTCATGCCGATGGCGAAGGCGATGCCGGCCAGGGAAATCACGTTGATGGTGCGCCCGCTGAGCATCAAGCCGATGAAGGCGGCGATGGCGCACAGGGGGATGCCCGAGACCCCGGCCAGGGTGGCCCGGCCTGAGCGCAGGAACAGGTACATCACCAGGGTGGCGAACACTGCGCCGATGCCCAAATTGGTCCAGACGTTGGCGACCGAGGCCTCGACATAACGGGCATCGTCGGCGGTGAGCTCCAGCACCATGCCGGCTGGTTTCAGCACCTCCTCGTTGATGGCCGCCACCTCGTCCATCATCGCGTGCTTGATGTCGATCACGTTCGAGCCGCTTTCCCGGCGCACCTGCAGACCGATCACCCGCTGGCCGTTGATCAGTGCCAGCTCGCGGATGCGGGAGTGACCGGTCCTGACTTCGGCGACATCCCCCAGCCGCACTACACTGTCACCCTGGCGCTGCACCACCAGTTGTTCCAGAGCCTCCAGATCGTCAAAGCGGCCAACGGTGCGCAGCAGGTAGCGGCGCTTGCCGGCCTCGATCTCGCCACCGGAAATGTCCCGGTTGCGCTCGGTGATGGCGGCGCGCAACTCCACCAGGCTCAGGCCACGCTGGGCCAGGGCGGCTTCATTCACCAGGATCTGCATCTGCCGGTCGGCGCCGCCGCCGACTTCCACCTCGGACACCCCGGCCACGCTCTCCATGCGCGGGCGCACCCGGTCCTCGATGAAGTCGCGCATCAGCTCGATGTCCAGCTGCCGCGGGTTGCCGGCCAGGGTGGACACCCGCAGGTACATGAACGAGTTGGACGAGAACGAGGCGGCCACGATGCGCGGCTCATCCACGTTGCGCGGGTAGTCCGGCACCTGGCTCAGGGCGTTGTTGATCTGGATCAGGGTTTCAGTGATATCGATGCCGAACGGAAATTCCAGTTCGATCTCGGCGGTGCCGCTGTCGGCGGTGGCCATCATGCGGCTGAGATTGGGCACGTTGCGCAGGTAGCGCTCCTGCTCGATCAGGATCTCTTTCTCAATGTCCTGGGGCGTGGCCCCTGGCCAGTGGGTCTCGACCGTGACCGTGCGCACCTCCAGGTCCGGGATCATCTGCACCGGAATGCGCAGGGCCGCGGCCAGGCCCAGGATGGCGACGATCAGGGCAATCACCGCTACCAGGGTGCCCTGGCGAATGATGCCGGCGAACATCAGCGCGCCTCCCGCTCGGCCAGGCGCACGCTGATGCCTTCGGTGAGCGCTTCGTTGCCGCGCACCACCACCCGTTCACCGCCGTCCAGGCCCTCGGTGATCTGGACCCGACCGGCAAACGCCGCGCCCAGCCGGACCCGGCGCTCGCTCACCGTGAAGCCGCCCGCCTCATCCGGGCGGGCGAGCCACACGGTCACCCGGCCTTCCGGATAGCGGTTGATGGCATCCCGAGACACGGTCAGGCCGGTGTCGTCGGTGTTGACCCGCAGCAGCGCCTGCACCGCCATGCCCGGCCAGAACCGGGCCGACTCCGGCGGCTGCGCTCGCAGCAGAAAGGTGCGGGCCTGGGGGTCGGTGACCGGGACCCGGGCGGCGATGGCGGCTGGAACCGGTTCGCCATTGCCCAACACCAGCAGGTCGGCGTCCTCACCCAGGCGTTCGAGGTAGGTTTGCGGCACCTGGAAATCCAGGCGCAGGTTGCTGGTGTCCACCAGCCGTACCAGTTCATCACCCGGGGTCACCCATTCGCCCAGGTTGCCGGTGCGTGCTGTGATGACGCCGGCATAGGGGGCCCGCACGGTGTGGCGGCGCAACTGCACTTCCATCCGGTTACGCAGCGCCTCCAGCTGGGCCACGGCGGCCCTGGCCGAGGCCACCTCACTTTCCCGGCTGCGCACCTCGGTGGCGGCGATGTTGCGCCCGGCGCCCACGGACTGCGCCTCGGTCAGCCGGCGCTGGGCTTCCGCCAGCCGGGTCTGGGCCTGCCGGGCCTCGGCCGTGGCCGCCTCCAGTTCAAACGACGCCTGTTCGTCGTCCAGTTCCACCAGGACATCGCCAGCGCTGACCCGGTCGCCGGCATCCACCCGCAGGGTCTCCAGCAAGCCCGCCACCGCCGGCGAAATCCGGGACACCCGCAGGGGCGTGACCGTGCCATTCAGCGACACCTCCCGGACGATGGCCTGCTCGGTCACTGTCTCCAACTGCACCGCCGGCGCCTGCTGACCCGCGGCGGGCAACGCCAGAATTAACGCAAAAACCGCCCAGGCGCAGTGAACGGCGCCGAAGGCGGTTTGTCTTGGTCTTGCCGTTCCCAGCCCTGCCGCTATCAGTCGTGCCAACCCAGGTCCTCCCGACGGTTGCATTGCAAACTCCCGTATACCCCTAACTTGAATTAGGTGCTACGCGGGAAGCCGTCAACCAGACCTGAGCGGAGAACCCGGGCTTAGCTGAACAGCCGCTCCTGATTGCGCTCGGAGATCTGGCTGTTCAGGGTCCAGAAGTCGTACAGCACGCCCAACAGGAACAGGCCGCCGGTCAGCAGGTAGAGAATGCCTGTGATCCACTTGCCCTGGTACATGCGGTGCAGACCGAAGACCCCGGTGAAGGTCAGCAGCAGCCAGCCGATGTTGTAGCTGACCTCGCCGTCCCGGAACCGAATGTCGGCCTCCCGATCCATGGCCGGGATCAGGAACAGGTCGATGATCCAGCCGATGAACAACAGCCCCAGGGTGAAGAACCAGATGGTGCCGGTGATGGGTTTGCCGTAGTAGAACCGGTGGGAGCCCAGGAAGCCAAAGATCCAGAGCAGATAGCCGAAGAGTTTGCTGTGGGTGTCGGTTCTGGTTTCCATGTTTTTTCCTTATGGGCTTAGTGTGGTTGGTTGCCTAGCCTGAGGGGATGGGTGGCCGGCCGTGAGATGGTTTTATTTTCCTTTGGAAAAGAACTCGCTGCGCTCAGACAGCTTTTCCAGGCGGGAAAATAAAACCACCTCCCGTCCGTATGACAATAAGGGCATAGGCACTGAATACAAAAGAAAAATTCTTCACGCGGACGGCCCATCAAGAAGCCAGCAGGGCGTGGGGTGGGTTTCTATTTTTTTCTGAAAAAAGGTGCCCGAGCGCAGCGAGTTCTTTTTCCAGAAAAAAATAGAAACCCACCCCGCGACCACGCTCCCAAATTCAGGGCCCCAGTTCCGGCGCCGGATCCGGCCCATCCTCCCGAAACTCGCTGGCCGACTTGCCGGTCCACTTGCGAAACGCCCGGCTGAAATTGGACAGGTCGGCGTAGCCCAGCTCGTAGGCGATCTCGCTGACCGACTGATTGGTGTACCGCAGCAACTGGATGGCGCGGTCTTTCAGCACCGACTCGACGATCTCCCGGTAACTGGTGTCCCGGTCCGCCAGCCGCCGCTTGAGGGTTCGTGACGACACACAGAACCGGTCCGCCATGGCCTCCAGGGACGGCAGCGGGCCCGGCATCATGCGCAGCATGTTACGGATCGCCAGGGTGATGTCGCCCTGCTCCTTGAGGGCTTTCTGCAGTTCGAACTCGCACTGGTCCCGGGCCATCTGCGAGGCCTCGGCGTCGGCCAGGCGCATGCGTACGTCGAGCAGGCCCTTGGGGAACACCAGCATGACCTCGGGCTGGTTGTACTGGAACTTGACCGGCAACTGGTTCTCGAAGGCCCGGTAGTAGGCCGGTTCCGGGGCACTCAGGCGCACGGTCACGCCCGGCAGCTTGCCATCGGACAGGGCAAAACCCCGGCTTTCAGCGTCGTTGCGGTCCAGCAGCTGCTCGGTCAGCAGGATCAGGGTGGCGCTGACGGTTTCGGCCAGGAACGGGTAGAGCTCGGGCACATCGAATTCGGTGCACAGTTGCACAATCACCTGCTCACCGGCCAGGGACTGTTTCATGCTCAGAAACGGCGCTCGAAGCTGCAGGTACCGGTGCACCGAGTCCAGGGCCCCTTCGAAGGTGGGGCTGGTGAGGGCGGCGAACCCCAGGGTGCCGTGGATGGTCAGGCGCAACTCCCGGGCCAGGGCAAAGCTCAGGCCATCAGGCCCGGCCAGTTCCAGGGCGCGCTGGGCCATGAGGATGGCGTCGGTGACGAATACCCGGCTGTCGTTGGCTTTCAGGTCCTCGGCGGAAAATTCCAGGCCCTCGTAGAGCTGGCGGTCGTTGTGGCCAAGCTGACGCACGGTTTCCGCCAGTACCCGCATGTACACACCGGGCACCAGGAACAGCCCCAGCATCCGCCGCTCTTTGTCCGTTCCGGTTGTTGTCATAGGGGATCCTTTACGGGGTTGTCATCGGACTCTAGCAAAACCAGGCCGGCATCGCAGTGGGGCGGATAACAGGGGAGGCCGCGTCACCCGAGTCAATTTCCGGGTCCCTGGCCCAACCTGAACGATGGCCGTCCCGTTCGCGCATTCCGTCTGCCCCTTGCCTCTCACACACTGGAAGCCATGACATCCGTCAACCTGAGGAGAACACCGATGCTGAGAACCAAAACCCGCGAGACCCGTCCGCCGGTCACCGACAAGGCGTCCAACACGCCCGACCACGTGTCCATCAAACCCCAGCGCATGGGCTTTGAATTCGATGGCCGGGTGCCGCGCTACTGGCTCGACAACAACTACCTGTTGAGTCACACCATGAACGCCCTGTCCGTGCTGTTCCCCGAGGGCGAGCAGTTTTTCGTGGATGCGGTGCGGGCTTTCCGGGGCCAGATCCAGGACCCGAAGCTGAAAGAGGAAGTGCGCGGCTTCATTGGCCAGGAGGCCATGCATTCGCTGGAACACATCGCCATGAACCAGCACGTCCGTGACCAGGGCATGCCGGTGGAAGCCATGGAGCGGGATCTCAAGGTGCTGCTGGACGCGGTCCGTCTGCTGCCCAAGCGCCACCAGCTGGCGGTCACTTGCGCGCTTGAGCACATCACCGCGATGATGGCCGATCTGTTGCTGGAGCGGAACGACATCCGTGACGACATGGACGAGAGCATGCAGCCGCTGTGGGTCTGGCACGCCATCGAGGAAACCGAACACAAGGCAGTGGCCTACGACGTGTTCGAGCAGGTCGGCGGCACCTACGTCGAGCGTACCGCCTACCTGGTAGTGAGCACCGCCATGCTCGGCGTGATGACCACCTGGTTTACCGGCCGGATGATGCTGAACGACCGCAGCAATTTCTCCCTGACCGGCGCCGCCAAGGGGCTGTGGCGGATGTGGGGGGTGAATGGCGCCTTCTCCAGCCTGATCCCGTCCTGGCTGGAGTACTTCAAGCCGGGTTTCCATCCCTGGGACAAGGACAACAGCGAGCTGATCGCCAACTTCAAGGCCAAGATCGAGCAGCACATTGCGCCGCAGTACCAGAACGGCAATCGCCGCACCCTCCAGTAATCTCTGCAGTAATCCCCGTGCGGACGGATCCGGGCCGGTCTAGACCGCCCGGTCCGGGAGCAGGGGCCGGATCGACTTGCCGGTGTCGGCCCCGAACACGCAGTTGCGTCCCGCCCGCTTGCCGCGGTACAGGCCCTGATCGGCCATGCAGAACAGGGTCTCGGCGTCCCGGCCGTGCTCGGGCCAGTGGGCAATGCCAAACGAGGCAGTGACCCGGATGCGGGCCTCGCCATAATCCAGTTCCCGGCGGGCGATGCTCTGACGCAGCTGGTCCACCAGCTCGAACGCCGTGGCCGGTGTTACGTCCCGCAGAATCAGCCCGAACTCCTCGCCCCCCAGGCGGCCGACAAAGTCGGTCGAGCGCAACCGTTCCCGCAACTGCTGGCCGATGCTCCGCAGCACCAGATCGCCGGCGTCGTGACCCAGGTTGTCGTTGATGATCTTGAAGTGATCGATGTCCATGATGACCAGGGCAAATACCGCGCCACTGCGGTCGTTTTCGGCGATGGTCCGGTGCAGCGTGGCCTGGAAGGTGCTGCGATTGGCCAGGCCGGTGAGGGCATCGGTCTGGGCCATGTCGACCAGGCGCCGCTCCGCTTCCTCCCGGCGCATTTCGTAGACGTGGACAAAGGTGAGGGTCAGGGCGGCACACAGCACCAGGTTCAGCAGGTCGATCAGCACAGCCGGGCTGCCGGCCTCCCCCAGGTAATGCCAGTAGATTCCGGCCCCGGCCAGCATGAACGGCAGGCTGAGCAGCAGGCCGGCCCGCCGTCCCAGCAGCAGGTAGGCCAGGACCGGAATCATCAGGATCCAGACGAAGGCGGTCACCGAGGCGTCGGGCAGCAGCATGATGGCCAGGAAAAACGAGAACAGGGCGAGCAGGTAGGTGTAGATCCACAGCTGCAGGTGCGGGGTGGTCCGCAGCCGCCAGGCGCCGAGGAAGAGCAGGGTGCTGGCGCCGATTTCCCCGAGCCCGACCCAACCGAAGCCGTTCAGGATCTGCAGGCAGGCGAACACCAGCAACGCCGCCCCCGTTACCATGAACAGGAGCCGCATCAACGACCGGCGATGGCTGTCCCTGAGACCCGAGCAACTCTGGTCAAGAGCCGCCCCCAGGTCCATGGATTGAGGCGTCTGCATGCTGATTCTTTCCCTGAATGAACAGCAAGTATAGGACCTTTTCCCGGCCTGTAAACTTTGCCTCGGGGGCTGCGTCCATCAACGCCCGAGGCCGCCCCAGGGCGCGTTAGACGTACAGGTTCTTGCGCGAGAAACGCTCCACCAGCGGCTGGTAGGCGGCCCCCAGCAGGCGGTTGATGGCGTCGATGCCCCAGGCGTCGGGGCCAACCAGAATCCGCGACTCGTCCCGGCGAATGCCCCGGACGATGGTGGCCGCGGCCTTCTCCGGTGTGGTCATGGCCAGCTTGTCGAAGCCCTTGCGCTGGGCGGCCCCGTTCTCGGACTTGCCCATGCGCGCCGAGTTGGCGATGTTGGTGCGGATGCCGCCCGGGTGCACGCAGCTGACGGCCACCGGCTGTTGTTCCAGGTTCATTTCCTGGCGCAGGGCCTCGGTGAAGCCCCGAACCGCGAACTTGGCGGCGTTGTAGGCGCTTTGCTTGGGTACGCCGATCAGGCCAAACACGCTGGAAATGTTGACCAGGTGGCCGTCACCGGAGGCGATCAGGTGGGGCAGGAACGCCCGGGAACCATGTGCCACACCCCAGAAGTCGATGTCCATGACCCACTTGAAATCCTCGTCGGTCATCTCCCGCACCGACGCCGACAGGGCGACCCCGGCGTTGTTGATCACCAGATTGACCTGGCCGAAATCTTTCACCACGGCCTCGGCGTGGGCGTAGATGGCGTCGCGATCGGCCACGTCCAGCCGGTAGCTCTTGACGTCGGCGTCCTTGAGCGCCGCCACGGTTTCCGCCAGCCCGGTGTCGTTGACGTCGGAAATCGCCAGGCGGCAGCCCTGTTGCGCCAGCGCCAGGGCCAGGGCCCGGCCAATGCCGGAACCGGCACCGGTGATCACCGCCACCTTGTTGTTCAGATCCTTCATGATCAAACCACCTCTTGTTGTTGAGTGTTCGCAACCATCGCCCACCGGCATCGGCGGGCGCCGGCTCACAACGACCCGGGCACTGCCCAGTAGAGCAGTTACTCTACCAGTTGCCCCGGGGCTGGGTATGGCAGCAGTCGTCACTTGCCACAGGCGCTCCGGCCACCTTGGGACGCCACCGATGGTTTTGGGTACAATCGAGCGCGGTGGCCGGCATCGTCGGCCCACTTCCTTCATTTAACGGTGGATGCGCGTATGGAATGGAGTCTCACCCACTTCTGGCTGATCCTGGCCCTGGTGCTGAGTCTGGCGGAACTGACCTCCGGGGTCT harbors:
- a CDS encoding efflux RND transporter periplasmic adaptor subunit, giving the protein MQLETVTEQAIVREVSLNGTVTPLRVSRISPAVAGLLETLRVDAGDRVSAGDVLVELDDEQASFELEAATAEARQAQTRLAEAQRRLTEAQSVGAGRNIAATEVRSRESEVASARAAVAQLEALRNRMEVQLRRHTVRAPYAGVITARTGNLGEWVTPGDELVRLVDTSNLRLDFQVPQTYLERLGEDADLLVLGNGEPVPAAIAARVPVTDPQARTFLLRAQPPESARFWPGMAVQALLRVNTDDTGLTVSRDAINRYPEGRVTVWLARPDEAGGFTVSERRVRLGAAFAGRVQITEGLDGGERVVVRGNEALTEGISVRLAEREAR
- a CDS encoding metal-dependent hydrolase gives rise to the protein MLRTKTRETRPPVTDKASNTPDHVSIKPQRMGFEFDGRVPRYWLDNNYLLSHTMNALSVLFPEGEQFFVDAVRAFRGQIQDPKLKEEVRGFIGQEAMHSLEHIAMNQHVRDQGMPVEAMERDLKVLLDAVRLLPKRHQLAVTCALEHITAMMADLLLERNDIRDDMDESMQPLWVWHAIEETEHKAVAYDVFEQVGGTYVERTAYLVVSTAMLGVMTTWFTGRMMLNDRSNFSLTGAAKGLWRMWGVNGAFSSLIPSWLEYFKPGFHPWDKDNSELIANFKAKIEQHIAPQYQNGNRRTLQ
- the nirD gene encoding nitrite reductase small subunit NirD; its protein translation is MKARTCWEGVCTVADLVPESGVAVWTAAGPVAVFYLPHRLPALFAISHTDPFSGANVLARGITGDLKGEPVVASPLYKQHFSLVTGQCLEDDTVAVKTYPVLLDGETIRLEVPISQSESAVA
- a CDS encoding efflux RND transporter permease subunit, which translates into the protein MFAGIIRQGTLVAVIALIVAILGLAAALRIPVQMIPDLEVRTVTVETHWPGATPQDIEKEILIEQERYLRNVPNLSRMMATADSGTAEIELEFPFGIDITETLIQINNALSQVPDYPRNVDEPRIVAASFSSNSFMYLRVSTLAGNPRQLDIELMRDFIEDRVRPRMESVAGVSEVEVGGGADRQMQILVNEAALAQRGLSLVELRAAITERNRDISGGEIEAGKRRYLLRTVGRFDDLEALEQLVVQRQGDSVVRLGDVAEVRTGHSRIRELALINGQRVIGLQVRRESGSNVIDIKHAMMDEVAAINEEVLKPAGMVLELTADDARYVEASVANVWTNLGIGAVFATLVMYLFLRSGRATLAGVSGIPLCAIAAFIGLMLSGRTINVISLAGIAFAIGMTVDNSIVVLENIERHRRLGLDRFESALRGVKEVWPAVLASTATTILVFLPILFIQEEAGQLYSDVAIAISAAILASMLVAITVIPTLCARLDFGRGEVATDAYGNTLSGGWATGAMAAVRWLVAGPVRRALVIAVTVLVSAWVILTLTPPAEYLPEGEEPKTFAAMSAPPGYNLEEMAAIGQQVEDHFLPHVNADGQAYAAGDTPVPPMAYLNMQVTPTRIRIIAETLEPTHIEALMDEITRVYEQFPGMRAFAAKGSIISSNDGGTRSINLDISGPDLAEVYRAANAAYRRAETIFDNPRIQSQPSTLTLAQPLIQVRPDWDRAAELELDTEAIGFTVAALTEGSYVDDFFLDDDKIDIYLYGQQGRGSPLARLPDVMVHTPGGATLPLASVASIEETVDTSTVRRVDGRRTVTLNVIPPGNVPLEAGVERVRTELLQVMREQGTLPAQVNVDISGASDQLNATREALGGNFLIAIAIVYLVLVAIFAHWGFPLLILTAIPLGVAGGIVGLALMNLVGGWLPLLGLQPLRQPFDMITMLGFLILMGTVVNNPILVVDQARQNLRHRGGSVVEAVTDAVRTRLRPIAMTTLTTLCGLSPLVFLPGEGTELYRGVGAIVLFGLVGAAIVTVTFLPALTIVVLGLRERWRGNRGAVQG
- a CDS encoding TM2 domain-containing protein; its protein translation is METRTDTHSKLFGYLLWIFGFLGSHRFYYGKPITGTIWFFTLGLLFIGWIIDLFLIPAMDREADIRFRDGEVSYNIGWLLLTFTGVFGLHRMYQGKWITGILYLLTGGLFLLGVLYDFWTLNSQISERNQERLFS
- a CDS encoding helix-turn-helix domain-containing protein, which encodes MTTTGTDKERRMLGLFLVPGVYMRVLAETVRQLGHNDRQLYEGLEFSAEDLKANDSRVFVTDAILMAQRALELAGPDGLSFALARELRLTIHGTLGFAALTSPTFEGALDSVHRYLQLRAPFLSMKQSLAGEQVIVQLCTEFDVPELYPFLAETVSATLILLTEQLLDRNDAESRGFALSDGKLPGVTVRLSAPEPAYYRAFENQLPVKFQYNQPEVMLVFPKGLLDVRMRLADAEASQMARDQCEFELQKALKEQGDITLAIRNMLRMMPGPLPSLEAMADRFCVSSRTLKRRLADRDTSYREIVESVLKDRAIQLLRYTNQSVSEIAYELGYADLSNFSRAFRKWTGKSASEFREDGPDPAPELGP
- the nirB gene encoding nitrite reductase large subunit NirB, whose amino-acid sequence is MSKKTLIVIGNGMVGHHFLEQFVATDARAEYQILVFGEEKQLAYDRVHLSEYFTGSTHADLAMGTADWYAEQGIDLHLHEAVTGLDRDRQTVTTDKGEYGYDQLVLATGSFPFVPPIEGREHPHCFVYRTLDDLDAIRASAQGGKSGVVVGGGLLGLEAANALKNLGLQAHVVEFAPRLMPVQLDSDGGALLRHKIEELGVQVHTEKATTAIVAGEDARLRMNFSDDSHLETDLIVFSAGIRPQDALARSSGLEVGERGGIVVNDQCTTSDPHIHAIGECALWDQRIFGLVAPGYTMARTLAAVLNGDQDAAFAGADMSTKLKLLGVDVGSIGDAHGQTPGARNIRFNDEQAGHYRRMVVSEDGKTLLGAILVGDNSHYDTLLQYALNGITLPANPETLILPESQGGAPALGPDALPETASICSCHNVTKGDICGAIDAGCSDLGSVKAETKASTGCGGCTALLKTVVDNELEKRGVEVSKDLCEHFPYSRQELFHLVKVNGIRTFATLIKQHGKGHGCDICKPAVGSILASCWNEHILATDHVPLQDTNDTFMANMQKNGTYSIVPRIPGGEITPDKLIVLGEVAKQYDLYTKITGGQRVDLFGATLSELPEIWEKLIAAGFETGHAYGKSLRTVKSCVGSTWCRYGVQDSVGMAILLENRYKGLRAPHKVKMAVSGCTRECAEAQSKDFGVIATENGWNLYVCGNGGMRPRHADLFATDLSDEELIRTIDRVIMLYVRTADRLQRTSVWMENLEGGLDYLKQVVLEDSLGICAELEEHMAGIVDTYQCEWKTAVEDPDKRKRFREFVNAPEKKDPVQEWTTERDQRRPVLESA